A section of the Pseudomonas lini genome encodes:
- the hemB gene encoding porphobilinogen synthase — MPSQFPEARPRRLRRNASLRSLFQETEFSLNDLVLPIFVEEEIDDFVPIKSMPGVMRIPESKLAGEIERYARAGIKSVMTFGVSHHLDSSGSDTWSDNGLVSRMSRIAKDAVPEMIVMSDTCFCEYTDHGHCGVLHHHEVDNDQTLINLGKQAVAAARAGADVIAPSAAMDGQVQAIRRALDEAGFNQTAIMAYSTKFASALYGPFREAGGSALKGDRKSYQMNPMNRREAVRESLMDEQEGADALMVKPAGAYLDIIRDIREASRLPLSAYQVSGEYAMIKFAAQAGAIDEDRVVRESLGAIKRAGADLIFTYFAMDLALAGI; from the coding sequence ATGCCAAGTCAGTTCCCCGAAGCACGTCCACGCCGTCTGCGCCGCAATGCGAGCCTGCGCAGCCTGTTCCAGGAAACCGAGTTCAGCTTGAACGACTTGGTGCTGCCGATTTTCGTCGAGGAAGAAATCGACGATTTCGTGCCGATCAAGAGCATGCCCGGGGTGATGCGCATTCCCGAGTCGAAGCTGGCCGGCGAGATCGAGCGTTACGCTCGGGCCGGGATCAAGTCGGTAATGACGTTTGGCGTGTCCCATCATCTGGACAGCAGCGGCAGCGACACCTGGAGCGACAACGGCCTGGTGTCGCGCATGTCGCGCATCGCCAAAGACGCTGTGCCGGAAATGATCGTGATGTCCGACACCTGTTTCTGCGAGTACACCGACCACGGCCATTGCGGTGTGCTGCACCACCACGAAGTCGACAACGACCAGACCCTGATCAACCTCGGCAAACAAGCCGTAGCGGCCGCCCGCGCTGGCGCTGATGTGATCGCACCGTCGGCGGCCATGGACGGGCAGGTCCAGGCCATTCGCCGGGCGCTCGATGAAGCGGGTTTCAACCAGACCGCGATCATGGCCTATTCGACCAAATTCGCTTCGGCGCTTTATGGCCCGTTCCGCGAGGCCGGTGGCAGTGCGCTGAAAGGTGACCGAAAAAGCTATCAGATGAACCCGATGAACCGCCGCGAAGCCGTGCGGGAATCGCTGATGGACGAGCAAGAAGGCGCCGACGCGCTGATGGTCAAACCGGCCGGCGCGTACCTGGACATCATCCGCGACATCCGCGAAGCCTCGCGTTTGCCGCTGTCGGCGTATCAGGTGAGTGGCGAGTACGCGATGATCAAATTCGCCGCCCAGGCTGGGGCAATCGATGAAGACCGAGTGGTGCGTGAGAGCCTGGGGGCGATCAAGCGAGCCGGGGCGGATTTGATCTTCACCTACTTCGCGATGGACCTGGCCCTGGCCGGGATCTAA
- a CDS encoding FAD-dependent monooxygenase, translating to MNRSDVLIIGAGPTGLVLALWLSKLGIAVRIIDKTSTPGTTSRALAVQARTLELYSQLDLSDAVVQNGHKVAAANFWVKGEPVARLPLSTIGEGLTPYAFLEIYPQDEHERLLIERLEAFGITVERDTELQSFEETGDGITARLRLPDGQQQTCQACYLAGCDGARSIVRKTLDTGFPGGTYQQIFYVADVQARGPTFNGELHVDLDEADFLAIFPLSDEGRARLIGTVRDERADRAETLQFEDVSSRAIENLKLQIDQVNWFSTYRVHHRVADHFRTGRAFLLGDAAHVHSPAGGQGMNTGIGDAINLAWKLATVLSGGATPKLLDSYETERIAFARRLVATTDRVFSFVTADGPIADLVRMRVAPFLIPKMISLEPVREFMFRTVSQTTLNYRGMPLSEGVAGHVHGGDRLPWAHDGEGDNFESLKNPTWQVHVYGETSDEMIAWCTEHHLPLQVFDWRPVFETVGLARNGFYLLRPDTYVAIAEYSADPKVIERYFRDRGIRPFVG from the coding sequence ATGAACCGTAGCGACGTGCTGATCATCGGTGCCGGCCCGACCGGGCTGGTACTGGCGCTGTGGTTGAGCAAACTGGGGATTGCGGTGCGGATTATCGACAAGACGTCGACACCCGGCACCACTTCACGTGCGCTGGCGGTACAGGCGCGAACGCTTGAACTGTATAGCCAGCTCGACCTCAGCGACGCCGTTGTGCAAAACGGCCATAAAGTGGCCGCGGCGAATTTCTGGGTCAAGGGCGAACCCGTCGCGCGCCTGCCGCTGAGCACCATCGGCGAGGGTCTGACGCCCTACGCGTTTCTGGAAATCTATCCGCAAGACGAGCACGAACGCCTGCTGATCGAACGCCTGGAGGCCTTCGGTATTACGGTGGAGCGCGATACCGAACTGCAAAGTTTCGAGGAAACCGGCGACGGCATCACCGCCCGGCTGCGTTTGCCCGATGGCCAGCAGCAAACCTGCCAGGCCTGTTACCTCGCCGGCTGCGACGGCGCCCGGTCGATTGTGCGCAAGACGCTGGACACCGGTTTTCCGGGTGGCACCTACCAGCAGATTTTCTACGTGGCGGATGTGCAGGCTCGCGGCCCCACGTTCAACGGTGAACTGCATGTGGACCTTGATGAAGCCGACTTCCTTGCCATTTTCCCCTTGTCCGACGAAGGTCGCGCCCGCCTGATCGGCACGGTTCGCGACGAGCGTGCCGACCGCGCCGAAACCCTCCAGTTTGAAGACGTCAGCAGCCGGGCCATTGAGAATTTAAAGCTGCAGATAGATCAGGTGAACTGGTTCTCGACCTACCGCGTGCATCATCGGGTTGCGGATCACTTTCGCACGGGGCGCGCGTTTCTATTGGGTGACGCTGCCCATGTCCACAGCCCGGCGGGTGGCCAAGGCATGAACACCGGGATTGGCGATGCGATCAATCTGGCCTGGAAACTCGCGACAGTGTTGAGCGGCGGCGCCACGCCCAAACTGCTCGACAGTTATGAAACCGAACGCATCGCCTTTGCCCGGCGCCTGGTAGCCACCACTGATCGGGTCTTCAGTTTCGTCACGGCCGATGGGCCAATTGCCGACTTGGTGCGGATGCGCGTGGCACCTTTTTTGATCCCGAAAATGATCTCGCTGGAACCGGTTCGGGAGTTCATGTTTCGCACGGTGTCGCAGACCACCCTCAACTATCGCGGCATGCCATTGAGCGAGGGGGTTGCGGGCCATGTTCACGGCGGTGATCGTCTGCCTTGGGCCCACGACGGTGAAGGGGACAATTTCGAGTCGCTGAAAAATCCGACCTGGCAGGTGCATGTGTATGGCGAGACCAGCGATGAAATGATTGCCTGGTGTACCGAGCATCACCTGCCATTGCAGGTGTTCGACTGGCGGCCGGTGTTTGAAACGGTGGGGCTGGCGCGCAACGGGTTTTACCTGCTGCGGCCGGATACCTATGTGGCAATTGCCGAGTACAGCGCCGATCCGAAGGTGATCGAGCGGTATTTCCGGGACCGTGGGATTCGGCCTTTCGTCGGCTGA
- a CDS encoding DUF1615 domain-containing protein, with translation MQANRLIMSIAALLVLAGCGSQRTQEPPARKPAEVKAEIMRLLPAKTVDRQGWATDIYAAFAAQKISPTTQNLCSVLAVTEQESTFQADPRVPGLGKIARDEIDRRAAKAHIPGLLVSGALQVSSPNGKSYSDRLNAARSEKELSAIFDDFIGMVPMGRTLFDGFNPVHTGGPMQVSIDFAEQQARDYPYPVDGSIRREVFTRRGGMYFGIAHLLGYPVSYKQPLYRFADFNAGWYASRNAAFQNAVSRATGIALALDGDLVRYGSIMPGATELAVRTLGKQLDMRNLTIRDQLEEGKGLEFEDTKLYRRVFALAEQAEGRPLPRAVLPGILLQSPKITRKLTTAWFAKRVDERYQRCMKRAGM, from the coding sequence ATGCAAGCCAATCGATTGATCATGAGCATCGCGGCTCTGTTGGTTCTGGCCGGTTGCGGTAGCCAACGCACGCAGGAACCGCCGGCCCGCAAGCCTGCCGAGGTCAAGGCAGAGATCATGCGTCTGCTGCCGGCCAAGACGGTCGACCGCCAGGGCTGGGCCACGGACATCTATGCGGCATTTGCCGCGCAAAAGATTTCACCGACCACGCAAAACCTGTGTTCGGTACTCGCGGTCACTGAGCAGGAATCGACGTTTCAGGCTGATCCGCGGGTGCCGGGCCTGGGCAAGATCGCCCGGGACGAGATCGACCGCCGCGCCGCCAAGGCCCACATTCCCGGCCTGCTGGTGAGCGGTGCCTTGCAGGTAAGTTCACCCAATGGCAAAAGTTACAGCGATCGGCTGAATGCCGCGCGCAGCGAAAAAGAGCTCAGCGCGATTTTTGATGACTTCATCGGCATGGTGCCCATGGGGCGGACGCTGTTCGATGGTTTCAACCCGGTGCACACCGGCGGGCCGATGCAGGTCAGCATTGACTTTGCAGAGCAGCAGGCTCGGGATTATCCCTACCCGGTGGACGGCTCGATTCGCCGCGAAGTGTTTACGCGTCGCGGCGGTATGTATTTCGGTATTGCCCATTTGCTCGGTTACCCGGTGAGCTACAAACAGCCGCTGTATCGCTTCGCTGATTTCAACGCCGGTTGGTACGCCAGCCGTAATGCGGCGTTCCAGAACGCGGTAAGTCGTGCGACGGGTATTGCGTTGGCGCTGGATGGCGATCTGGTGCGCTACGGTTCGATCATGCCGGGCGCCACGGAATTGGCGGTGCGCACTCTCGGCAAGCAGTTGGACATGCGCAACCTCACTATTCGGGATCAATTGGAGGAGGGTAAAGGTCTCGAATTCGAGGACACCAAGCTTTATCGGCGGGTCTTTGCTTTGGCCGAACAGGCCGAAGGCCGGCCATTACCCCGGGCGGTGTTGCCGGGGATCTTGCTGCAAAGCCCGAAAATCACCCGCAAACTCACCACGGCATGGTTCGCCAAGCGGGTCGATGAGCGTTATCAGCGCTGCATGAAGCGCGCGGGGATGTAA